A window of Hirundo rustica isolate bHirRus1 chromosome 27, bHirRus1.pri.v3, whole genome shotgun sequence contains these coding sequences:
- the GJC1 gene encoding gap junction gamma-1 protein, with the protein MSWSFLTRLLEEIQNHSTFVGKIWLTVLIVFRIVLIAVGGESIYYDEQSKFVCNTEQPGCENVCYDSFAPLSHVRFWVFQIILVATPSVLYLGYAIHKIAWMVEHSEATRRARRRSLPIRWKQHRGLEEAEGDHEEDPMMYPEIEVESVREGKDKQSPAKAKHDGRRQIREDGLMRIYVLQLLTRALFEVGFLVGQYFLYGFQVSPVFVCSRKPCPHNVDCFISRPTEKTIFLLIMYGVSCMCLLLNVWEMLHLGFGTIRDTLNAKKKELVDSGTLNYPFTWNTPSAPPGYNIALKPEQMQCTELSNAKMAYKQNKANIAQEQQYGSSEGNIPTDLEILQREIKVAQDRLDLAIQAYNNQNNPSSSRGKKSKAGSNKSSASSKSGDGKNSVWI; encoded by the coding sequence ATGAGTTGGAGTTTTCTGACCCGCCTGTTAGAGGAGATCCAGAACCACTCGACCTTCGTTGGCAAAATCTGGCTGACGGTGCTGATCGTGTTTCGGATTGTCCTAATTGCCGTGGGAGGAGAATCCATTTATTACGACGAGCAAAGCAAGTTTGTGTGCAACACGGAGCAGCCCGGCTGCGAGAATGTCTGCTACGACTCCTTCGCCCCTCTCTCGCACGTCCGCTTCTGGGTGTTCCAGATCATTCTCGTGGCCACGCCCTCTGTGCTGTACTTAGGCTACGCCATCCATAAAATCGCCTGGATGGTGGAGCACAGCGAAGCCACCAGGAGAGCCAGGAGGAGGAGCTTGCCCATCCGCTGGAAACAGCACCGGGGCTTGGAGGAAGCTGAGGGTGACCACGAGGAAGACCCGATGATGTACCCGGAGATAGAGGTGGAGAGCGTCCGGGAGGGTAAGGACAAGCAGAGCCCTGCCAAAGCCAAGCACGACGGCCGGCGCCAGATCCGGGAGGACGGGCTCATGAGGATTTAcgtcctgcagctcctgaccAGGGCCCTGTTTGAGGTTGGCTTCCTGGTGGGGCAGTATTTCCTGTACGGCTTCCAGGTGAGCCCCGTGTTCGTGTGCAGCAGGAAGCCGTGCCCGCACAACGTCGATTGTTTCATCTCCAGGCCCACCGAAAAGACCATTTTCCTGCTGATAATGTACGGGGTGAGCTGCATGTGTCTGCTCCTGAACgtctgggagatgctgcacctGGGGTTTGGCACCATCCGGGACACGCTGAATGCCAAGAAGAAGGAGCTGGTTGACTCGGGGACCTTGAACTACCCCTTCACCTGGAACACGCCGTCGGCTCCGCCGGGCTACAACATCGCGCTGAAGCCGGAGCAGATGCAGTGCACGGAGCTGTCCAACGCCAAGATGGCCTACAAGCAGAACAAAGCCAACATAGCTCAGGAGCAGCAGTACGGCAGCAGCGAAGGCAACATTCCCACCGACCTGGAGATCCTGCAGAGGGAAATCAAAGTGGCTCAGGACCGCCTGGACCTTGCCATCCAGGCTtacaacaaccaaaacaaccccagcagctccagagggaagAAATCCAAAGCGGGCTCGAACAAAAGTAGTGCCAGTAGCAAGTCGGGAGACGGGAAGAACTCGGTCTGGATTTAA